One Salvelinus namaycush isolate Seneca chromosome 4, SaNama_1.0, whole genome shotgun sequence genomic window carries:
- the LOC120046772 gene encoding thyrotroph embryonic factor-like isoform X2: MSYFEIPEIFKALLEDPFTIPTLDYNDNDKEKMLMGDNVDLEGGSGMGPSAALTPAIWDKTIPYNGETFHLEYMDLEEFLMENGISTSPSSLDDALNMENAGKTETPTTMAAKPKRAPAAPISLLPILELDQCEEEGVTITLNSIDIADDTEVVTDKDRLTPEPTDPEEIEVDVNFDPDPTDLVLSSVPGGELFNPRKHKFSEEELKPQPMIKKAKKVYVPEDSKDEKYWHRRKKNNVAAKRSRDARRLKENQITVRAAFLERENTALRQEVGELRKDFARSKNVVARYAAKFGELAPLEDK; the protein is encoded by the exons ATGTCTTATTTTGAGATTCCGGAGATTTTCAAAGCTCTGCTTGAGGATCCCTTCACTATTCCTACCCTTGATTACAACG ACAATGACAAGGAGAAGATGCTTATGGGGGACAATGTGGACCTTGAAGGAGGGAGTGGGATGGGTCCGTCGGCCGCCCTGACCCCTGCCATCTGGGATAAGACTATCCCGTACAATGGGGAAACCTTCCACCTGGAGTACATGGACCTGGAGGAGTTCCTCATGGAGAACGGCATCTCCACCTCGCCCTCGTCCCTGGACGATGCGCTCAACATGGAGAATGCAGGGAAGACCGAGACGCCCACCACCATGGCAGCCAAGCCCAAGAGAGCCCCAGCCGCCCCCATTTCCCTGCTGCCCATCCTGGAGCTGGATCAGTGTGAGGAAGAAGGGGTCACTATCACCCTCAACAGTATTGACATCGCAGATGACACAG AGGTAGTGACAGACAAGGACAGGCTGACCCCTGAACCCACCGACCCAGAGGAGATTGAGGTGGATGTGAACTTTGACCCAGATCCTACTGACCTGGTCCTGTCCAGTGTTCCTGGAGGAGAGCTGTTCAACCCACGCAAACACAAGTTCTCAGAGGAGGAACTCAAACCTCAACCAATGATCAAGAAGGCCAAGAAGGTGTATGTACCTGAGGATTCTAAG GATGAAAAGTACTGGCATAGGAGGAAGAAGAACAATGTGGCAGCGAAGCGTTCCCGGGACGCGCGGCGACTCAAGGAGAACCAGATCACAGTGCGGGCGGCGTTCCTGGAACGTGAGAACACGGCGCTGCGACAGGAAGTGGGCGAGCTACGGAAGGACTTTGCCCGCAGCAAGAATGTCGTGGCCCGCTACGCGGCCAAATTCGGAGAGCT TGCACCGCTGGAAGACAAGTAG
- the LOC120046772 gene encoding thyrotroph embryonic factor-like isoform X1, with protein sequence MSGEPITTPLETFMGSPGAFPVVLKKIMEMPPPNLLEGDDDNDKEKMLMGDNVDLEGGSGMGPSAALTPAIWDKTIPYNGETFHLEYMDLEEFLMENGISTSPSSLDDALNMENAGKTETPTTMAAKPKRAPAAPISLLPILELDQCEEEGVTITLNSIDIADDTEVVTDKDRLTPEPTDPEEIEVDVNFDPDPTDLVLSSVPGGELFNPRKHKFSEEELKPQPMIKKAKKVYVPEDSKDEKYWHRRKKNNVAAKRSRDARRLKENQITVRAAFLERENTALRQEVGELRKDFARSKNVVARYAAKFGELAPLEDK encoded by the exons ATGTCAGGAGAGCCGATCACCACCCCACTGGAAACCTTCATGGGGTCACCGGGTGCTTTTCCCGTGGTATTGAAGAAAATAATGGAAATGCCCCCACCGAATTTACTCGAGGGCGACGATG ACAATGACAAGGAGAAGATGCTTATGGGGGACAATGTGGACCTTGAAGGAGGGAGTGGGATGGGTCCGTCGGCCGCCCTGACCCCTGCCATCTGGGATAAGACTATCCCGTACAATGGGGAAACCTTCCACCTGGAGTACATGGACCTGGAGGAGTTCCTCATGGAGAACGGCATCTCCACCTCGCCCTCGTCCCTGGACGATGCGCTCAACATGGAGAATGCAGGGAAGACCGAGACGCCCACCACCATGGCAGCCAAGCCCAAGAGAGCCCCAGCCGCCCCCATTTCCCTGCTGCCCATCCTGGAGCTGGATCAGTGTGAGGAAGAAGGGGTCACTATCACCCTCAACAGTATTGACATCGCAGATGACACAG AGGTAGTGACAGACAAGGACAGGCTGACCCCTGAACCCACCGACCCAGAGGAGATTGAGGTGGATGTGAACTTTGACCCAGATCCTACTGACCTGGTCCTGTCCAGTGTTCCTGGAGGAGAGCTGTTCAACCCACGCAAACACAAGTTCTCAGAGGAGGAACTCAAACCTCAACCAATGATCAAGAAGGCCAAGAAGGTGTATGTACCTGAGGATTCTAAG GATGAAAAGTACTGGCATAGGAGGAAGAAGAACAATGTGGCAGCGAAGCGTTCCCGGGACGCGCGGCGACTCAAGGAGAACCAGATCACAGTGCGGGCGGCGTTCCTGGAACGTGAGAACACGGCGCTGCGACAGGAAGTGGGCGAGCTACGGAAGGACTTTGCCCGCAGCAAGAATGTCGTGGCCCGCTACGCGGCCAAATTCGGAGAGCT TGCACCGCTGGAAGACAAGTAG
- the LOC120046771 gene encoding PHD finger-like domain-containing protein 5A translates to MAKHHPDLIFCRKQAGVAIGRLCEKCDGKCVICDSYVRPCTLVRICDECNYGSYQGRCVICGGPGVSDAYYCKECTIQEKDRDGCPKIVNLGSSKTDLFYERKKYGFKKR, encoded by the exons ATGGCTAAACATCATCCAGATTTGATCTTTTGTAGAAAACAAGCTGGTGTTG CTATTGGAAGATTGTGTGAGAAAT GTGATGGAAAGTGTGTGATCTGTGACTCGTATGTGAGGCCTTGCACACTGGTGCGCATCTGTGACGAGTGCAACTACGGGTCGTACCAGGGTCGCTGTGTCATATGTGGAGGTCCCGGGGTGTCTGACGCTTACTACTGCAAAGAGTGCACCATCCAGGAGAAAGAC CGAGATGGATGCCCCAAGATTGTGAACTTAGGCAGTTCAAAGACTGACCTTTTCTATGAACGGAAGAAGTATGGCTTCAAGAAGAGGTGA